tttatttgtataataagagtttgtcatacaatctatattaaagtctcctaatattatacactcttcttttatcgttaattcttctactatctcctctaagaatcctataaactctccatgtgacgcactcggtgaatgatatattaccattaacactcctttaaataatttttctttcacttctattgcaacgcaccacacaatcctttctaattttttcaatactactaTTTCATACTTGATATCATCTCTTACATACAGAGCAACCCCCcctgtatttctattttccgcgTCGCATCTAACCACACTGTATCCCGGTACACTTATTTCACTGTCTTCAATTTCCGCAATCAGTCTCGACTCCGACAATGCAATAACTGccggatttaatttcttcataatctgatgctgtatctcgtccttatgtgccattaaactttgcgcatttgtatatattatctgatcctcttctttctgtaattgctattttttggCTTCCCATCCAcctctcctcttctcctcttcGATAGCCCTCTTATATGTCGGGCATTCCGGATCCAGAGCATCATgatcgtcttttatttttaaattatatgtttttattttaaacatacaatttacacatttgttcTGCTTCTCTCTACATTCACTTGCTTTATGCTTTCCTGTACATTTATGACACGTTTCATCTCTCGtacagttttttgcaatgtggTAGAATCCCCAGCACTTGAAACATCTCTTTATGCTGACGTGATTGAACACAGGACATTTTCTCCAGCCtatattcaacttttctttttttaacatcaattcaTGTGTTACTTCATctacttcaattattaaagatctaccttcttttctttttcttctagaTTGACTATcatccatattttttcttttcgggaTTTTCTTAACTATGCTTATACGAGATTCACCAATACTATTCTGTTTCTGTATTGTATCTATTAGCTCATCGTCATCCAACTCTATTTCTTCCTcgctaatattaacaatttttatattcggcTTCTTTTGTAGTGAttctgtaacattataattgtcacCTAGTTTAGACTGTactacatcttttaatttatctatttcttctCCGGTCTCACATCCTAGAATTACtgttccttctcttccttttcgtaCCTTTGTTATCCCCATTGgcatattcttaatatcaactttttcttttattatttttttagtggtcTCACTTTCTTGCTGAGTCTTCGGTTTGATGATTATGatgttttccttctttttctttattgcctCACTGTAACTGCCGCGCACATTTTCCGCTGACGCCTGCATTCCtcctcgtattattttttgtaggtcttccatttcttgtttaatagcttttatttCCTCTTGCACTGTTTCCTCaatcagcatttttatttctcgtttgcATGCCATTTCATCTTTCATCTCTCTCATAGTTCTTACTAGCCAATCAATTTTCGTATCCATGCCCACGTTGACTCCTATCGCTCTGCTTCTGCCACTTCCCGTCGATCCCGTAGAACTTAGTCTTTCTCTACCGCTTCCCGTCTGTATTGGTGTTTTTTTCACATCTATATCTTTTTCACTGTCTACTGTGAACTTCTCATATGGGCCAGGACAAGACACGTATTCTCGATTTCTGTCATACACCTTATGTTTACTTGCACATCCAGGATGGAAGAAAAGTTTGACACATGACTTACATGTCACAACCtgactttttatttccttcttacaTGCGGCACATCTATATTCCGCATATTCATCGACCATATTAGTAGGTATCGGCTGATGCCGATCCTATCGATACGGGCGCCCACTCACGTacgtaactttaattaatatacacgtCACTATAAATGTCTACCTGTCGCGACATGTATGACCCGCATGGAAAATATACTGATTTTCCGCATAGATCCACGCACTCTCGCTAGAAAACtttggagagagagagagagagagagagagtgagagagagagagagagatatttattatgcCCGAGCCTAGGCTATAGGGCAAAGtatgataacaaaaaatagaatacacttttgaaacaaaatatacGCAAAAATGGCTAACGTAATGAAAAATCGCATTGATATAAGTATAACTATATGACTAATctaaatcttaatattaactatACAAGTAAAGTGCTAAAGCTGAGAATTAAGGGAGACGATGAGAATGACAGAAAGCAAGACAGACAATACAAGATTGAAAAATCATGCTAACTCAGATGCCCGCAGAAATGAGCGAAGAAGGGTCTTGAAAGAGTCAAGCGAAGGAGCGGATACAATGTTTGTAGGGAGAGAGTGCCAAAAATATACCGGGGAGAGATGAAAGGAATTTCTGTAAGTGGTAGTTCTATGAAGAGGAATATGAAAAACATGAGACAAAGAAGTTGTGCGATCTGATTTTCTAACTGAAGGATCAGGAGGGGTAAATAGTTCACATAAGTAAGACGGAGCGTGCAAGTGGAGAATCCGATAAGTTGGACAGCCTAGAAAGTACAGTCTCCTGTTTTCAACCGAAAGCCACTCAAGACGATGTCTAAACAGCGTAATATGTTCATCTCgcttaagattaaaaatgaatcTTATACAGCAGTTGACTAGTCGTTGCAGCTTAGTATTAAGTTCTTTACTCAATCCATGATAGACAAGGCAACAGTAATCAATATGTGGCTGGATCAAAGTATTGACCAGTTTAATTCTGAGTTCGGTAGAGAGAGAGTTtcggttaaattttaatttatacagagCATGGTGAACGTTCTTTGAAACTTGTATGATGTGTTTATGCCATGACAGGTTAGACGTGAAAATAACGCCCAGATTTCTCACTTCACTCACAAAAAGCAAAGGCGTACAATCAACGATAATCGGAGGAAGAAAAGAAGTGTCGATGCAATTAACATGTTTTTGGCTGCCAAGGATAATGGCCTTAGACTTAGTAAGATTAAGTCTAAGACCATTGACAATAGTGTAATCAAATATGGCATTCACATCCCTTGAGATCAATTCAAGACCACGAAGAATGTCTGCTGGAGGGCAGgacaaataaatttgcagATCGTCGGCAAAGAGCATATGGCTGGTGAAAGACAGGACATTGCTAATATCATTAATGAAaagcaagaataaaagtggTTCAAGCATTGAGCCTTGAGGAACACCAAGGGAAGTGTGAAGCCATTCAGAACGATTTCCTTCATCATCAATTACAGCTTGAGAACGGCATGTTAAGTAAGAGTAAAACCAAGTGACCACAGAATCGGAGAAGCCAAGTTTTTTGAGCTTGATAAGAAGATAAAGATGCGGGACAGTGTCGAACGCCTTACTGAAATCGAATAATACCATAATAGTAATAAGTCCACCATCTATCCCTGCCCTGACATCATTACATATACGAAGAAGAGCAGATTGAGTGTTAAAGCCAGAACGATACGCAGACTGCCTAGGGTCAAGTATATTGTTTGAGTTTAGATAATTAACTATCTGATCAGCGACAATCCTTTCAAGAGTTTTAGATAGTTCAGGCAAATTAGCAATCGGTCGCGTGTCAGACGGAGACAGAGGTTTACGAATTTTCGATAAAGGGCGTATTAGAGCATTCTTCCACTCAGAAGGAAATGAAGAGAGCTTTAGTGAATTATTAAAGAGATCGGTAAGCCAGGAAGATATACAAGGCCAAGcaatacgtaaaataaaaaaggggaTACCATCAGCGCCGGAAGCATACGAGTGAAGGGGGTGAGCAGTTATAAGTTTATAGATAGAATTAGGTGTAACCAGAGAAAATACAAACTCAGACTGACAAGGAGGACAGGTGATGCAGGAGATAGCTGATATAAAATCGGAAAAACACAAAGGTACGGCCGAGGAGACAAAGGtgtaataagaatttaattgagACAAGGAAAAAAAGTGAAGAGGAGAGACCAAGGTGGATTTAACGAGACCAAGGCGAGCTAGCTCTCGCCATAATTTGGCAGGTTcagtaatgttatttaaagaaCCGAGAAAAAACTCACTCTTAGCACGCTTGATATCAAGATTAAGCTGGTTCCTGAAGAGTCTGTACCTAAGAAAGCCAAGCAAGCTATTGGAACGTTTAGCCTGCTTAAATAACGTGTTGCGAACGCGAAGACGAGACTTAAGTTCTTCAGTAAGCCATCGCAAAGGTGGCCCCCTGGAGACAAAAGAACGGGTAGGCGCGAACACATCTAGTGCAGCACGTAAAGTACAGGAAAGTAAGGTACTAGATTCATGCACATAAGCTTCCCTAGACAAATTAGTACGAGTACAATTGGCATTATTAACACTAATAGAAAGGAATTCACAAAACTCAGTGACATtgatgtttttaaaacatcGTCGAGTATAGGAACGTTCAGTATTAATAGGAGAAAAGAGTGacagcgaaagagagagaagatcaTGACCAGCAATGAAAGAGCTGGATGATTTAGCAAAAGATAAAACCTTATCACTATCATCCACTATCAGGACATCGAGACATGAGTTAGAAGTAGCAGTGTGATGAGTGGTATCTGATGGAATGATATACAGTGAGAGACTAAACATAAGTTGACGCAAATAAGTCGCTTCGTACTGGTTAGATAACAGATTACAGTTAAGGTCACCgccaataattatgtttttataaaggtGAGAGACGCTAGTTAACGACCCAACAAAATCTTGAAGAAGGTTGCCCTTCGGTCTTCTGTAAATAGACGCGAACAGTATCGGTTCATTAAGCGGTAAGcgaatatcaattattaagtaTTCAGGGTCATTTAATTGGCCACCCGATGACGCAGCAACGATGGTAGCTCGTAATGATTTGTGGAGGTAACAAGCAACACCTCCACCAATGTTTCCAACACGatcatttctaattaaaaaatagccaTCCAACGCAACAAGGTCATCTGAGACACCGGCATGGAGCCAAGTCTCAGAGACTGAGATAACATGATATGGGATGGTATTAAAGTGCAGTCTGATAAAGTCAATGTGTCCACGCAAGGAATTGGCATTAAATTGAGCTACACGGAAAGACGAGTTGAGAGTTGAATAACCACGCGCAACGGGAGACGAGGACGAAGCAAGATTAGCAGGTCAAATGAGCCCACCAAGGTCACTCTCTGAGTTAATATAGATGATGGGTTTGCCATCAGAATGCCTGACGTGAATACGACCATTCTTTACCCagacatatgtatatgaattAGCTTTGGCAACTTGCTTAGTCTTTTGAAGGAGCTCATAAATGTCCCTTGGTAGAAGCTCATTGACATGCACACTCCTGCTAGAATCATTACAGCAAATTTCCCTCTGAGTAAGCGTATCTCGTTCTCGCTTTTTAGCTATAACTAAGTCACGGACGGCACTTGAGGCTACAGTGATAATAAGAGATTTAGTGGATGAGATTGGCCCAGGTGGATCTCGGACAGCCCCGGATTGATTCCTGCGAGTAACAGATCTAACCTTAAGAATATGACAGGACAAATCAGGAATTCCCAAGGCCGTAAATATGTTTCGAGCGCACTCAGAAGGAGAAATAGGCATCGTAGCAGGAACCCCGGAAAGGATAAGAGCATCTTCAGTAGGACTGCACGAGGCAGGAAGAGAAAGCTTACAATCGCCCTTAAAATCGCGGACTGCACTTTCGAGGGCAGCACATTGCTGTTCCAACGCATCTATGCGTTGACCATTTCGCTCAACACTGCACGCTAAACTATTTAGATGATTTAATTTGTCGTTGAGTACACTATTGGTGCGCCGCTGTTCTTCAGCAAAAGCTGAAAATCTCGCTTCAGATTgttttaattggtcaattaaTTGACGCAAAAGTCTGTTAGTCGCAGTATCGGCATTAATGTCCtctcgcgagagagagagagagagagagagagagaggggggggagagagaggggggagaaagagagagagagagagaggggggggagaaagagagagagagagggggggggggagagagagagagagagagagagagagagagagagagagagagagagagagagagagagagagagagagagagagagagagagagaggtgtcgtACTAAAATGTGCGAAATACTTATCCGAAATACTTACtaattacgatagattttcagtgatttatttaaaaaaaaacacgagaatctaatcgttttatatttcacaatcCATCATTTCTCtgaatcaaaaaaaaaaaatttcaagaaatgatATCATTTTCTGTCGTTCTCTCATTTCCTGTTAGTTAAGTATGTTTCATTGTTGcagtatgaaaaaatatctatgaagacatcgtgtaagagaaaaagataacgatgagagaactcgatgtggcaaatattataatacacgtataaaaaaactcaatttgagaatcaatcgtgaattttaggataattttttatcaatgttttcgttatcaaagatttaacagtacgatacaattcgataagaaacaaagttagaattgtatgatactgtaaataagatatttaagaaaaagaaagaatctatcgtgaatgtaccaaaaattttaattaatttactatattcataattatgtcATTTGTCATGAATGTGTGTAACGACGCGAGTCttggcgcggtgcggtgggacGCGAGAGCGGCCATTGATGCGAGTCTAGACGCGGTGCGGTGGGACGTGGGAGCAGCGAAGCACAGAGCGGCGCGactctccctcttccccccGGCCGCCGGCGCCAATACTCGAGACAGTGGCAAGGCTGCCAGTTTTGATGCTCTGCCACCTAGTCGGTGTGACGCAAAGCTGTAGTGGTGGCAACCAAGGCTGCCAGTTTTGATGCTCTGCCACCTAGTCGGTGTGACGCAAAGCTGTAGTGGTGGCAACACACACGGAAGAAGCCGTGTACATGTGAGCGCCGAGCAGCACACGTACACAGTTTCTTCCGTGTGTGTTGCCACCACTACAGCTTTGCGTCACACCGACTAGGTGGCAGAGCATCAAAACTGGCAGCCTTGGACAGTGGGCCGTgctacggctcgagcggctcgagctcTTCCTTCCGCGtgctctcattcgcacaattaaaaaaattaatatctcgattattggtggaccaaACCCAAACAATATTGGGTATTTATGTTtgtctcgatcccttctacctcttTACAAGCATTGGCGTGGGTGCTtagggacaccctgtatattagtaaaattttatatcattgtttaattttgtataacataaaatatgtacaaatatgaataatatatgaataaagagttaaataataagaaaatattcagGTATGCATACATTTGGGTAATAATGCATGTAAGcttaaaaagaatatgtaattaaatgttaaaatgtaatatttgccAAAGAGTGTTCTCCGCCTCGCCCGAGTCTTCTCGGGATACCGTGACCAATTCGGCAAAACCCTACCCGTTTTCCGAGAAACGAGATCACGCGCGCCGCGCACCACAACGGCCCGAAAACGATCACGCGCTCACCTCGAGACCCCGCCGCCACCGCGTCTCGTCAAGCTCGCCCGACCGCACAGCTGACGCCGCGAGCACGCGCGCACCGCCGCAAGGAATATCCCGCCGCGGTACactgtaaataattgtaaatagatGTACAGATACCTTTCGACacaaaatatacttaattattattagaacgTACGCTTTTCGCTGTTTCTGCGGCCTTTCCTGCCCTAGTTCCCGATAAACTTGCCCGCGCAGGGAAACACGGCTATTACAATTTGGCGCCCGAACAGGGACCGATAGAAACGTACCGGGAAGCAGCGAAACCGTCGTACTACGCTCCTGCCACTCGATGCCGAAGCAGTGGATATATAACGCGTCCAAAGacgaattaaaagatatactCGCGAAAACCGGCCTGGAAACACACGGAACGTTAGATGACCTACGTCGCCGATTAAGCCAATTCGTGACACTCCACCCCGAGAGATTCACCAATATGTCCGTCCCCCCGGGACCATCTTCGGACGTACCGCACGTCACGGTAATTCCCCCCGAAGAAGACCCCCCCGCGGAATCACAGGCAAAAGCCATGAATCAAATTCGAAAATGGGGATGCCACTTCGAGGGCAAGGACCCGATGTCATTCCTAGAGCGagtagaagaattaaaaacagAGTACGGGTACAGCGACCAGCAACTGCTACGAGGGCTCCCCGATTTATTGAAAGGGGAGGCCCTCCTGTGGTTCCGAAATAACCGCCAAAACTGGGAAAGGTGGGATGAATTTATAACTGAATTCCGCGAATATTATTTGCCACGCCGCTACCTCACGCAGCTCCGTCGCGAAATCCAGGCGCGAATGCAAAAACCCGGGGAGAAATACCGTAAATACGCCACTGAAATATTAACAATGATGCGACGCGCGGGGGGGTATACGGTCGTCGACCAGCTGGACATATTGTACGAGAATATGGAGCCACGGTATAAGCTATACGTGCGCCGCGACGGTATCGTCCGCGTAAATGAATTATTACGGCACGCGGAAGACTTCGAGGTACTAGACGAGCAATGCCGATCGCGGCAAGCGACACCGCGGAGCCCCGTGACCGCCGCCACCACATACGACAAAACCGAATGCTGCTGGCGCTGCAAGCAGCGGGGGCACACTCGGTTTGATTGCCGCCGTATACCGAAAAAATTCTGCTCGCAATGCGGCAGGGATGGCGTCTTTACGAGGGATTGCCACCCCCCGCCGGGAAACGCCGCCAGGGCCGAGAAAAGCGCGACCGCGCCCCGTCCCTCCGAATAGTCTATAAACCGCGGCCGCACCTACCGATTCGAATACGCGGTCGGGCTTTTCTCGCGTTACTGGACACCGGATCTGAGGCATCGTTCGTGAGCTCCCATACCGCCGCGCAACTACGAAACACCGGGCTGACAGCGAAAACCGCCGCCGGTCGAGTACACCTGGCGGACGGGTCGAGCACCGAGATTGTCGGGTACATGACCCTACCGATCGCAGTAAACGGTCGAGTGATCCTGCACGACCTCCAGATTATGCCTGGACTCGACGCCGAAGTTCTAATCGGCGTCGACCTCTGGGCCCGCCTGCGCCAGGCGATTCCTCCGCCACCGATACGGCGCGCCGCCGCGGTCTCACCGAAGCTTCTCTCCGCGTCTAATTGCCGCGACCTTACGCCTACCGAAGAAGGGCAGCTGCGGGAGTTTTTGGATACCGAACTGCCATTGTTCGAGGACGTACACGGACCTACCGACCGCGTCCAGCATACGATACGCGTAAAAGATCATCCGCCAATAAAACAACGGTACCGACCACGCAACCCGGCTATGCAATCGATCATCGACGCCGAAGTAGAAGAAATGCTACGGGAAGGAGTTATAGAGCCCTCGCGTAGCCCCTGGAGCTCGCCTATCGTCATCGTGCGAAAGAAGGACGGAAAGCCGCGGTTCTGCGTGGACTTCCGCCGAGTGAACGAAGTAACCGAAGCCGACGCGTACCCGCTACCACAGATTTCCGCGACACTGGACAAATTGCGCGGGGCGCGATACCTAACAACGATAGACCTAAAAAACGGGTACTGGCAGGTGCCGCTCGATCCCGCCAGTCGGCCGATCACTGCATTTACCGTGCCGGGAAAGGGACTCTTACAATTCCGGGTAATGCCGTTCGGGCTACACTCCGCTCCCGCGACATTTTAGCGCTTGCTGGACGCGGTTCTGGGGCCCGAACTCGAGCCGCACGTATTTGTATACCTGGACGATATTATAATCGTCAACGACTCATTTGCTGAACACCTACAGACGCTGCACGAGGTATTCCGGCGACTGCGCGAGGCCCGCCTCCGACTAAACCCCGCGAAATGCAAGTTTGGCGTAAATCGACTGACGTACCTCGGACACGTGGTTGACCGCGACGGGATACGAACCGATCCCGAGAAGACCGACGCGATCACTCGATGGGAACCTCCGAAAACCGTCCGGCAAGTACGGCAATTTCTCGGAATCGCCTCGTGGTACCGGCGCTTCATCAAAGACTTCGCCACGATCGCCGCCCCGTTAACCGCATTGACACGTAAAAAGGCATCGTGGCAATGGGGAACCGAACAAGATACCGCCTTTAACGAATTAAAACGCACGTTGACCACCGCGCCGATATTAGCCTGTCCCGATTTTACCCGTCAGTTCGTATTGCAAACGGATGCGAGCGCGTCGGGTTTGGGCGCGGTCCTCACGCAGAACTTTCCCGAGGGAGAACGGGTGATCGCATACGCCAGCCGGACCCTCAACGCGGCTGAACGTAATTATAGTGCCACCGAGCTCGAGTGCCTCGCGGTCGTATGGGGCATAAGACGCATGCGCTGCTACCTCGAAGGATACCACTTCAAGGTCGTTACAGACCACCAGTCACTACGCTGGCTGAGGACGCTCGACTCACCGGCTGGGCGACTCGGCCGATGGGCTTTCGAGCTCCAGCAATTCAGCTTCGAGGTACAGTATCGTAAGGGATCCCTAAACCGAGTAGCCGACGCGCTCTCCCGCCAGACCACCGTAAGCGCCATCGTCCTCCCAAAATGTCCGTGGTACCGGCGCATGTGGCAAACAGTCAAGCAAACACCCCAAGATGCACCCGACTTCCGGATCAAAGGGGGCCGGCTTCGGAGGCATGTCCTGCACACGCTAGACTTCCGAGACACGCCCCCGGAGACGCAGTGGAAAGAGTGCGTACCGGCCGGGAAACGCGAGGAACTCCTACACCGATACCACGACCAGCCGACCGCGGGGCACCTCGGCATCGCGAAAACTATTACCCGTATCGCGGAGTTTTACTATTGGCCCGGCATGTTCGGCGAGATCGCGCGTTACGTACGTCGGTGCCCCGAGTGCCTCGCGCACAAACCTGCCCAGGTACGACCCGCAGGTTTCCTGCACCCCACTGCCGTCACCAGGCCATGGCAACAAGTAGCCATAGACCTGGTCGGACCCTTGCCACGTACTACGAGGGGACATACGTGAATCCTAACAATGCAGGATCGATTTACAAAATGGTTAGAAGCTCGCACACTGCGACGCGCGACCGCGAAAAACGTAGTAGAAAAACTTACGGGGGCAGTCATATTACAACACGGGTGTCCGGAAGAAATACTGTCGGACAACGGCACCCAGCTGCGGTCATCCCAACTCAAAGACCTACTTGCCGGAAACGGCATCCGTCACCGCCTTACGCCGGCCTATGCGCCCCACTGCAATCCCGTCGAGAGAACCAACCGGGTCCTGAAAACAATGATCTCACAGTACGTCCGGCGAAATCACCGCGCTTGGGACGAGCATATTGGTGAACTCCAATTCGCATACAATACCGCAAAACATGACGCCACCGGGTATACACCGGCGTATCTCATGTACGGGCGCGAGCTTAGGCGGCCGACCGAGCCCCCCACCGAAACCGAACGGCCACGTCCTCACGCGCTGCAGAAACGACTCCGAGAAACACACGAATTCGTACGCATACAGAACGCGCGTGCCTTTCAGCGGcaggaaaaatattataacttgcGCCGCCGCAATTGGCAACCAAAACTAGGGGAATGGGTATGGAAGCACGACCACCCCCTCTCAAAGCGCGCCGAGGCCTTCAATGCGAAATTAGCCCCAAAATTTATCGGACCCTTAGAGGTCCGCCGCATTATCTCACCCGTAATTGTCGACCTACGCAGTAAAGGGGGAAAATGGTATcgacacacacacgtacaggACCTGAAGGCCACCGATTCCCATCGGCACTCCAGCGGTGGAGATGAAAACACGGACGACGAACGTTAAAGAATCCACCAAAACACAACAAACGGGCCTCAGGAGGGGAGGGCAATTGTGAGGCACCAGCCAGAAATTCGAAAATCTCTGCCTCACTCGCGTTCCGACCATGGCGCACGACGAGATCTTGGAAGCCATCAACGCCTATCTCAACGATGACGAGGAATACGACCCAACACAGCCGGGCTTCGAGCGACCAGCTGTCGCTCCCGAGCAGCCAACAACAACGGCACGACCAGCGGCCAGAGTAGCCCTTGTCGGACATCGGAACGGACGGCTCATTCAGCCCTCCGACCGGCGGAACCAGACCAAGAACGCCTGGATGCTCCAGCCACCGCCCACCAGGCCACCACGACCAAAACTGGCCACACCGCAGCCAGCAGCAACCGGAGAACAACGGCCGACCCTGGAGCCCATCCGAGTTTACGGACCGGCACCGCCACCGCCGATACCCGTAGAGGTAGAGCCCGGGACCGTCGTGGACGTTCCTCACTTCTCGGTGCACGTGAGCCGGCAATACAAGGCCCGGCTAGGCAATCGACGATGGCACTTGCGCTTCGACAGCTGCGGACGACTGCGGTCCTGCAAAGAAAAATCTTACCCCCCAACTGAGAGGCAGTAAAAAGCACCTCAAATTCAGGTGCTATCTTGAGAGAGGGGTGGTGTAACAAACCGCCTTTTTTTTCGGTGACCAACGACCGCGGCCGGTCTGACCGACTACCCGCCAGACCGCGATATGGGCATCGGCccaataataaatcttaagagTAGGCGACCGAGACAACGACCGTCTCGACGATCTCGATCCTCCCGCCAGCATCCCGCTCGGCGAAAGGTGGAGGACGGAGAAGCCCGAAGACCCCCGAGGGTCCACGAACCTCCGCCGAGAGCGGTATAAAAGATCGCCTCGACGGAGGAACAGTCACTTCTTGTTTATCCGGTGCCCGAGCTTTTCCCGATCCGCTCGGACACCACGAGAAGAGCGAACGCAGATTAGGGTAGAGCGTGCTCCGCCTTAgccgagagttctcggctaCGTTCGCGAAGAAGAAAACACGTCCTAGACTCCGAACCAGCAAAGTCGAGGGTGGAGTGTTCTCCGCCT
This genomic stretch from Monomorium pharaonis isolate MP-MQ-018 chromosome 4, ASM1337386v2, whole genome shotgun sequence harbors:
- the LOC118645330 gene encoding uncharacterized protein K02A2.6-like; amino-acid sequence: MQDRFTKWLEARTLRRATAKNVVEKLTGAVILQHGCPEEILSDNGTQLRSSQLKDLLAGNGIRHRLTPAYAPHCNPVERTNRVLKTMISQYVRRNHRAWDEHIGELQFAYNTAKHDATGYTPAYLMYGRELRRPTEPPTETERPRPHALQKRLRETHEFVRIQNARAFQRQEKYYNLRRRNWQPKLGEWVWKHDHPLSKRAEAFNAKLAPKFIGPLEVRRIISPVIVDLRSKGGKWYRHTHVQDLKATDSHRHSSGGDENTDDER